The Pseudomonas extremaustralis genome contains a region encoding:
- a CDS encoding TIGR03364 family FAD-dependent oxidoreductase: protein MTDLLIIGAGILGLSHAYAAARRGLKVKVFERSATPLGASVRNFGQALVTGQPPGIMLDLAQQSRDIWGEWARVAGLQLKRNGAYLFARTEAEEHLLEAFCAGRAREHGYNVELLQGAALRDLYGGQFRHHRAALHGRDDQQLYSREAIPALIRYLSQELKVEFHFSTLVRDVEPGRLHSTAGSFRGEQIIVCAGHDYQTLLAEAIADLNPQVCRLQMLRARPAVNLNLQHALLTGLSCVHYGAFADLPEAAAVQAQILRDAPHLHEHGIHLLISPTPYGELIIGDSHQYGSDASPFNAERVDDWLIELAEQTLGCTVQVVERWQGVYGARGPGPFSFLRAAPGVSAALMHTGVGMSVGPALAERNISGLWGDTA from the coding sequence ATGACAGATTTACTGATCATCGGCGCCGGCATCCTTGGCCTGTCCCACGCCTACGCCGCCGCCAGGCGCGGGCTCAAGGTCAAGGTGTTCGAGCGCAGCGCCACGCCGCTGGGGGCTTCGGTGCGCAACTTCGGCCAGGCCCTGGTTACCGGCCAGCCGCCAGGCATCATGCTCGACCTGGCGCAGCAAAGCCGTGATATCTGGGGCGAATGGGCCCGGGTGGCGGGCCTGCAACTCAAGCGTAACGGCGCGTACCTGTTCGCCCGTACCGAAGCCGAAGAACATCTGCTTGAAGCCTTCTGCGCCGGGCGCGCCCGCGAGCACGGCTACAACGTCGAGCTGCTGCAAGGCGCGGCCCTCAGGGATTTATACGGCGGCCAGTTCCGCCATCATCGCGCCGCCCTGCATGGCCGCGATGATCAGCAGTTGTATTCGCGCGAAGCGATCCCGGCATTGATCCGCTATCTGAGCCAGGAACTGAAGGTGGAGTTTCACTTCTCCACCCTGGTGCGCGACGTCGAGCCGGGCCGATTGCACAGCACGGCGGGCAGCTTTCGTGGCGAGCAGATCATCGTGTGCGCCGGCCACGACTACCAGACCCTGCTGGCCGAAGCGATCGCCGACCTCAACCCGCAAGTCTGCCGCCTGCAAATGCTGCGCGCGCGACCGGCGGTCAACTTGAACCTGCAACACGCCTTGCTCACCGGTCTCAGTTGCGTGCATTACGGCGCGTTTGCCGACCTGCCGGAAGCAGCGGCGGTGCAGGCGCAGATCCTGCGCGATGCACCGCACCTGCATGAACACGGGATTCACTTGCTGATCAGCCCGACGCCCTACGGCGAGCTGATCATCGGTGATTCCCACCAGTACGGCAGCGACGCGTCGCCGTTCAACGCCGAGCGGGTCGATGACTGGCTGATCGAGCTGGCCGAACAGACCTTGGGCTGCACGGTCCAGGTGGTCGAGCGCTGGCAGGGTGTGTATGGCGCGCGCGGGCCGGGGCCGTTTTCGTTCCTGCGGGCGGCGCCGGGGGTGAGTGCGGCCTTGATGCACACCGGCGTGGGCATGAGCGTGGGGCCGGCGCTGGCCGAGCGCAATATCAGCGGATTGTGGGGCGACACAGCATGA
- a CDS encoding putative 2-aminoethylphosphonate ABC transporter substrate-binding protein, translated as MFKPLTLVAAVLTAFSLNAFAKTELTVYTALEAEQLKTYKQAFEKANPDVEIKWVRDSTGIITAKLLAEKARPQADVVWGLAASSLAILDQQGMLDNYAPKDLDKIGKNYRDAANPPAWVGMDVWAATICFNTAEAEKQGLTKPVSWQDLTKPEYKGKIVMPNPASSGTGFLDVSAWLQTFGEKQGWQYMDDLHQNIGQYVHSGSKPCKLAASGEFPIGISFEYPAVQLKRQGAPLDIILPKEGLGWDIEATAVIKGTAHADAAKKLADFSASPAAMDLYKDNFAVLAQPGIAKPQTELPADYEQRLIKNDFAWASSHRDSILTEWRKRYDGKSEKQ; from the coding sequence ATGTTCAAGCCCCTGACGCTGGTCGCTGCCGTACTCACTGCATTCAGCCTGAATGCCTTCGCCAAGACCGAGCTGACCGTGTACACGGCCCTCGAAGCCGAGCAGTTGAAAACCTATAAACAGGCATTCGAAAAGGCCAACCCCGACGTCGAAATCAAATGGGTGCGCGATTCCACCGGCATCATCACCGCCAAGCTGCTGGCCGAGAAAGCTCGCCCGCAAGCCGACGTGGTGTGGGGCCTGGCCGCGTCGAGCCTGGCGATCCTCGACCAGCAAGGCATGCTGGACAACTACGCGCCGAAGGACCTGGACAAGATCGGCAAAAACTACCGCGACGCCGCGAACCCGCCGGCCTGGGTCGGCATGGACGTATGGGCCGCGACCATCTGCTTCAACACCGCCGAGGCTGAGAAGCAAGGCCTGACCAAACCGGTGAGTTGGCAGGACCTGACCAAGCCTGAGTACAAGGGCAAGATCGTCATGCCCAACCCGGCGTCCTCGGGCACCGGCTTTCTGGATGTGAGCGCCTGGCTGCAGACCTTCGGCGAGAAGCAGGGCTGGCAGTACATGGACGACCTGCACCAGAACATCGGCCAATACGTTCATTCCGGTTCCAAGCCGTGCAAGCTGGCCGCCTCGGGGGAATTCCCGATTGGCATTTCGTTCGAGTACCCGGCCGTGCAGTTGAAACGCCAGGGTGCGCCGCTGGACATCATCCTGCCGAAAGAAGGCCTGGGCTGGGACATCGAGGCCACGGCCGTGATCAAGGGCACCGCCCACGCCGATGCCGCGAAAAAACTCGCCGACTTCTCCGCCAGCCCGGCGGCGATGGACCTGTACAAGGACAACTTCGCTGTTCTCGCCCAACCGGGTATCGCCAAACCGCAGACCGAATTGCCGGCCGATTACGAGCAGCGGTTGATCAAGAACGACTTTGCCTGGGCGTCGTCGCATCGCGACAGCATCCTGACTGAATGGCGCAAGCGCTATGACGGCAAGTCGGAAAAACAATAA